Proteins from one Mastacembelus armatus chromosome 16, fMasArm1.2, whole genome shotgun sequence genomic window:
- the ndufa3 gene encoding LOW QUALITY PROTEIN: NADH dehydrogenase [ubiquinone] 1 alpha subcomplex subunit 3 (The sequence of the model RefSeq protein was modified relative to this genomic sequence to represent the inferred CDS: deleted 1 base in 1 codon), protein MRRAQKLYVATSNYISHEHPFISTTKDNMAGIGAFLKNAWNKEPVILVSCAIGLMGVTLPFISPWTKYSGMMNSSVPYNYPVPVRDNGNMPDVPTHPREPKGNNLEWLKKL, encoded by the exons atgcGACGGGCGCAGAAATTATACGTC GCTACTAgtaactacatttcccatgagcACCCCTTTATTTCAACTACAAAAGACAACATGGCGG gaaTCGGGGCTTTCCTGAAGAATGCATGGAATAAGGAGCCTGTTATCTTAGTCTCCTGTGCGATTGGACTGATGG GTGTTACTCTGCCATTCATTAGCCCGTGGACAAAGTATTCAGGAATGATGAATTCATCTGTGCCATACAACTACCCAG TTCCTGTACGAGACAATGGAAACATGCCTGATGTCCCTACACATCCACGTGAACCAAAAGGAAACAACTTGGAATGGCTTAAAAAACTATAA
- the tfpt gene encoding TCF3 fusion partner isoform X1, which yields MMEDFSGLALPPLFGEHILEAELEPGGVELGPGEVELGPGSNELLESTAQEDEERRALDKRKYLALSRRCKEIEQVNQKILGRLHQVQRITRRLKKERRFLMKTLDAHGDDYRNAQLTILLEEEPAVHVDSAVAVEDDQINGLSGSTSSAALHHITGPKKRRHRIARQEKDKDPQTEPDMTLLADTQFGEMPSPTSLSH from the exons ATGATGGAGGATTTCTCTGGTTTGGCTCTGCCTCCGCTGTTCGGGGAACACATCCTGGAGGCCGAATTGGAGCCTGGGGGTGTAGAGCTGGGACCCGGAGAG gtGGAACTGGGCCCAGGAAGCAACGAGCTGCTGGAGAGCACAGCACAAGAGGATGAAGAGAGAAGAGCTCTTGATAAGAGAAAATACCTGGCTCTGAGTAGAAGATGTAAAGAGATtgaacag GTGAATCAGAAGATCCTTGGTCGTCTTCACCAAGTTCAAAGAATAACAAGACGCTTAAAGAAAGAGAgacg GTTCCTCATGAAGACACTTGATGCTCATGGAGATGACTACAGAAATGCCCAGCTCACTATATTGCTAGAG GAAGAGCCTGCAGTACACGTAGATTCAGCTGTTGCAGTGGAGGATGACCAGATCAATGGACTGTCTGGTTCCACATCTTCTGCAGCTTTGCATCATATTACAGGACCAAAAAAGAGGCGGCATCGAATTGCAAGACAAGAAAAGGACAAAGACCCACAG ACTGAACCAGACATGACATTATTGGCAGACACACAGTTTGGAGAAATGCCCAGTCCAacatctctgtctcactga
- the tfpt gene encoding TCF3 fusion partner isoform X2 — protein sequence MKRSVELGPGSNELLESTAQEDEERRALDKRKYLALSRRCKEIEQVNQKILGRLHQVQRITRRLKKERRFLMKTLDAHGDDYRNAQLTILLEEEPAVHVDSAVAVEDDQINGLSGSTSSAALHHITGPKKRRHRIARQEKDKDPQTEPDMTLLADTQFGEMPSPTSLSH from the exons ATGAAAAGAAGT gtGGAACTGGGCCCAGGAAGCAACGAGCTGCTGGAGAGCACAGCACAAGAGGATGAAGAGAGAAGAGCTCTTGATAAGAGAAAATACCTGGCTCTGAGTAGAAGATGTAAAGAGATtgaacag GTGAATCAGAAGATCCTTGGTCGTCTTCACCAAGTTCAAAGAATAACAAGACGCTTAAAGAAAGAGAgacg GTTCCTCATGAAGACACTTGATGCTCATGGAGATGACTACAGAAATGCCCAGCTCACTATATTGCTAGAG GAAGAGCCTGCAGTACACGTAGATTCAGCTGTTGCAGTGGAGGATGACCAGATCAATGGACTGTCTGGTTCCACATCTTCTGCAGCTTTGCATCATATTACAGGACCAAAAAAGAGGCGGCATCGAATTGCAAGACAAGAAAAGGACAAAGACCCACAG ACTGAACCAGACATGACATTATTGGCAGACACACAGTTTGGAGAAATGCCCAGTCCAacatctctgtctcactga
- the cnot3a gene encoding CCR4-NOT transcription complex subunit 3a isoform X2, with the protein MADKRKLQGEIDRCLKKVAEGVEQFEDIWQKLHNAANANQKEKYEADLKKEIKKLQRLRDQIKTWVASNEIKDKRQLVENRKLIETQMERFKVVERETKTKAYSKEGLGLAQKVDPAQREKEETGQWLTNTIDTLNMQVDQFESEVENLSVQTRKKKGDKEKQDRIEELKRLIERHRYHIRMLETILRMLDNDSVPVDAIQKIKDDVEYYIDSSQDPDFEENEFLYDDLDLEDIPAALVATSPSGQGNVEDEMYLHSSSTPTSTTSSSPIPPSPATCTAENSEDDKKRGRSTDSEVSQSPVKNGTPSLLSSFSSSTTSGSSSSSSLVSMASVVGGIPAAATSSSLSFSSAVQQHQHQPAQQQQQPQTSNQPQQQQQQPSQIKPSAPSNNTPSPPSNPLLPASTAPSILTPSTPSLSAPNSQSQPTPGPTPVSSLGLGLGLGLSKSGMTGTSSANQIPGLGLGGHPTPLNTMAGLLSGSTPAPYAQAAASGGLGLSSATQSSVSVESSSSIPTSGSSGVTTNGAGTGLSLLGSSPAHSSLSGSILGLTPGQSVASGPSQVPTSSVSSTPGVVGMIGGSGRDVGVVGGVGVNAAPARPSSGLKQNGSTSYSAVVAESSTESAPSTPSQSQSSQPSSLSSSTSQPMDNGPSLISSITLPPSSPSPSFSDSTPGGGSLLNGPHSYTQASEGLKAPEPLSSLKAMAERAALGSGLDGEIPNLHLSDRDIFSSSSAATGTPAAPQPSVSEVSIPPSLGVCPLGPTPLPKDQLYQQAMQESAWTHMPHPSDSERIRQYLMRNPCPTLPFHHQIPPHHSDSIEFYQRLSTETLFFIFYYLEGTKAQYLSAKALKKQSWRFHTKYMMWFQRHEEPKTITDEFEQGTYIYFDYEKWGQRKKEGFTFEYRYLEDRDLQ; encoded by the exons ATGGCTGACAAGAGAAAACTTCAAG GTGAGATTGATAGATGTTTGAAAAAAGTAGCTGAAGGTGTAGAACAGTTTGAAGATATCTGGCAAAAG CTCCACAATGCAGCGAATGCCAACCAGAAGGAAAAGTATGAGGCTGACCTCAAGAAAGAGATTAAAAAACTACAA CGATTAAgagatcaaataaaaacatgggTGGCCTCAAATGAGATCAAAGACAAAAGGCAGCTAGTCGAAAACCGCAAACTTATAGAGACG CAAATGGAGCGGTTTAAAGTGGTGGAAcgggaaacaaaaacaaaagcgtACTCTAAAGAAGGCTTGGGACTTGCTCAGAAAGTGGATCCAGCTCagagggaaaaggaagaaaccGGACAGTGGTTAACA AATACGATAGATACTCTAAATATGCAGGTGGATCAGTTTGAAAGTGAGGTTGAAAATCTTTCAGttcagacaagaaaaaagaagggTGATAAAGAG AAGCAGGATCGTATTGAGGAGCTCAAGAGGTTGATTGAGAGGCATAGATATCATATTCGCATGTTGGAGACCATTTTACGAATGCTGGACAATGACTCCGTGCCAGTGGATGCAATACAGAAGATCAAGGATGATGTTGAATACTACATTGATTCCTCTCAAGACCCAGACTTTGAGGAAAATGAATTCCTCTATGATGACTTAGACCTGGAAGACATCC CTGCAGCATTAGTTGCAACTTCTCCATCAGGTCAAGGCAATGTGGAAGATGAGATGTATCTTCACTCCAGCTCAACTCCCActtccaccacctcctcctcacccaTCCCTCCATCCCCGGCCACTTGCACTGCA GAGAACTCAGAGGACGATAAGAAAAGGGGACGGTCGACAGACAGTGAAGTTAGTCAG TCACCCGTGAAGAACGGCACCCCATCTTTGCTGTCTTCTTTCTCGTCCTCCACCACCTCTGggtcctcctcatcctcctcccttGTGTCCATGGCAAGTGTTGTGGGAGGGATTCCTGCAGCTGCCACGAGCAGCAGTCTAAGCTTCAGCAGTGCGGTgcagcaacatcagcatcaacctgcacaacagcagcaacaacctcAGACATCAAATcaaccacagcagcaacagcagcagccatcTCAGATAAAACCCTCTGCCCCCTCAAACAACACCCCCAGCCCACCCAGCAACCCCCTACTTCCAGCCTCCACTGCCCCCTCTATCCTTACACCCAGCACACCCAGTTTGTCAGCTCCCAACTCTCAATCTCAGCCCACACCTGGCCCAACCCCAGTATCCAGTTTGGGACTTGGACTGGGGCTGGGATTGAGCAAAAGTGGCATGACGGGGACCAGCAGTGCCAACCAAATACCTGGTTTGGGCCTTGGCGGCCACCCTACTCCTCTGAACACAATGGCAGGGCTCCTTTCGGGCTCCACACCTGCCCCTTACGCTCAGGCAGCAGCATCAGGAGGCTTGGGTTTGAGCAGTGCCACCCAGTCCAGCGTTTCAGTGGAGAGCAGCAGTTCCATACCCACCTCTGGTTCTAGTGGAGTCACCACCAACGGGGCAGGGACAGGGCTCAGTTTGCTTGGTTCTAGCCCAGCTCACAGCTCTCTGAGTGGGAGTATTTTGGGTCTGACTCCTGGACAAAGTGTAGCCTCTGGTCCCTCTCAGGTACCTACCAGTTCTGTCAGCTCTACCCCTGGTGTAGTTGGCATGATAGGAGGCAGTGGAAGGGATGTTGGTGTGGTTGGAGGAGTAGGGGTGAATGCTGCTCCTGCTAGACCATCCAGTGGACTGAAGCAAAATGGAAGCACAA GTTACAGTGCTGTAGTGGCAGAGAGCTCCACAGAATCAGCTCCAAGCACACCAAGCCAGTCACAAAGCAGCCAACCCTCATCTCTCAGTTCTTCAACCAGTCAGCC GATGGACAACGGTCCCAGTTTAATCAGCTCCATCACCCTGCCTCCCAGCTCTCCGTCCCCCTCATTCTCAGACAGCACACCCGGAGGAGGGAGTCTTCTCAATGGGCCCCACTCCTACACCCAGGCCTCTGAGGGCCTCAAG GCTCCTGAGCCTCTCAGTTCTTTGAAGGCGATGGCAGAGAGAGCAGCGCTGGGATCAGGCCTAGACGGAGAAATTCCCAACCTGCACCTTTCAGACAGAG ATATCTTCTCCAGTTCGTCTGCAGCAACTGGCACACCTGCTGCCCCTCAGCCGTCTGTATCGGAGGTCAGCATCCCCCCCTCGCTCGGAGTCTGTCCGCTGGGCCCCACCCCTCTCCCCAAAGACCAGCTCTACCAGCAGGCCATGCAGGAGTCCGCATGGACACACATGCCACACCCCTCTGACTCTGAGAGGATCAG GCAATACCTGATGAGGAACCCATGTCCCACCTTGCCCTTCCATCATCAAATCCCTCCGCACCACTCTGACTCCATAGAGTTCTACCAGAGACTCTCCACAGAAACTCTGTTTTTCATCTTCTACTACCTGGAG GGTACCAAGGCTCAGTATCTGTCTGCCAAGGCCCTGAAGAAACAGTCATGGAGGTTTCACACCAAGTACATGATGTGGTTTCAGAGGCATGAAGAGCCCAAGACTATCACTGACGAGTTTGAGCAG ggCACTTACATTTACTTTGACTATGAGAAATGGGGccagaggaagaaggagggaTTCACCTTCGAGTACAGGTACCTCGAAGACCGAGACCTGCAGTGA
- the cnot3a gene encoding CCR4-NOT transcription complex subunit 3a isoform X3: MADKRKLQGEIDRCLKKVAEGVEQFEDIWQKLHNAANANQKEKYEADLKKEIKKLQRLRDQIKTWVASNEIKDKRQLVENRKLIETQMERFKVVERETKTKAYSKEGLGLAQKVDPAQREKEETGQWLTNTIDTLNMQVDQFESEVENLSVQTRKKKGDKEKQDRIEELKRLIERHRYHIRMLETILRMLDNDSVPVDAIQKIKDDVEYYIDSSQDPDFEENEFLYDDLDLEDIPAALVATSPSGQGNVEDEMYLHSSSTPTSTTSSSPIPPSPATCTASPVKNGTPSLLSSFSSSTTSGSSSSSSLVSMASVVGGIPAAATSSSLSFSSAVQQHQHQPAQQQQQPQTSNQPQQQQQQPSQIKPSAPSNNTPSPPSNPLLPASTAPSILTPSTPSLSAPNSQSQPTPGPTPVSSLGLGLGLGLSKSGMTGTSSANQIPGLGLGGHPTPLNTMAGLLSGSTPAPYAQAAASGGLGLSSATQSSVSVESSSSIPTSGSSGVTTNGAGTGLSLLGSSPAHSSLSGSILGLTPGQSVASGPSQVPTSSVSSTPGVVGMIGGSGRDVGVVGGVGVNAAPARPSSGLKQNGSTSYSAVVAESSTESAPSTPSQSQSSQPSSLSSSTSQPMDNGPSLISSITLPPSSPSPSFSDSTPGGGSLLNGPHSYTQASEGLKAPEPLSSLKAMAERAALGSGLDGEIPNLHLSDRGRNDIFSSSSAATGTPAAPQPSVSEVSIPPSLGVCPLGPTPLPKDQLYQQAMQESAWTHMPHPSDSERIRQYLMRNPCPTLPFHHQIPPHHSDSIEFYQRLSTETLFFIFYYLEGTKAQYLSAKALKKQSWRFHTKYMMWFQRHEEPKTITDEFEQGTYIYFDYEKWGQRKKEGFTFEYRYLEDRDLQ; this comes from the exons ATGGCTGACAAGAGAAAACTTCAAG GTGAGATTGATAGATGTTTGAAAAAAGTAGCTGAAGGTGTAGAACAGTTTGAAGATATCTGGCAAAAG CTCCACAATGCAGCGAATGCCAACCAGAAGGAAAAGTATGAGGCTGACCTCAAGAAAGAGATTAAAAAACTACAA CGATTAAgagatcaaataaaaacatgggTGGCCTCAAATGAGATCAAAGACAAAAGGCAGCTAGTCGAAAACCGCAAACTTATAGAGACG CAAATGGAGCGGTTTAAAGTGGTGGAAcgggaaacaaaaacaaaagcgtACTCTAAAGAAGGCTTGGGACTTGCTCAGAAAGTGGATCCAGCTCagagggaaaaggaagaaaccGGACAGTGGTTAACA AATACGATAGATACTCTAAATATGCAGGTGGATCAGTTTGAAAGTGAGGTTGAAAATCTTTCAGttcagacaagaaaaaagaagggTGATAAAGAG AAGCAGGATCGTATTGAGGAGCTCAAGAGGTTGATTGAGAGGCATAGATATCATATTCGCATGTTGGAGACCATTTTACGAATGCTGGACAATGACTCCGTGCCAGTGGATGCAATACAGAAGATCAAGGATGATGTTGAATACTACATTGATTCCTCTCAAGACCCAGACTTTGAGGAAAATGAATTCCTCTATGATGACTTAGACCTGGAAGACATCC CTGCAGCATTAGTTGCAACTTCTCCATCAGGTCAAGGCAATGTGGAAGATGAGATGTATCTTCACTCCAGCTCAACTCCCActtccaccacctcctcctcacccaTCCCTCCATCCCCGGCCACTTGCACTGCA TCACCCGTGAAGAACGGCACCCCATCTTTGCTGTCTTCTTTCTCGTCCTCCACCACCTCTGggtcctcctcatcctcctcccttGTGTCCATGGCAAGTGTTGTGGGAGGGATTCCTGCAGCTGCCACGAGCAGCAGTCTAAGCTTCAGCAGTGCGGTgcagcaacatcagcatcaacctgcacaacagcagcaacaacctcAGACATCAAATcaaccacagcagcaacagcagcagccatcTCAGATAAAACCCTCTGCCCCCTCAAACAACACCCCCAGCCCACCCAGCAACCCCCTACTTCCAGCCTCCACTGCCCCCTCTATCCTTACACCCAGCACACCCAGTTTGTCAGCTCCCAACTCTCAATCTCAGCCCACACCTGGCCCAACCCCAGTATCCAGTTTGGGACTTGGACTGGGGCTGGGATTGAGCAAAAGTGGCATGACGGGGACCAGCAGTGCCAACCAAATACCTGGTTTGGGCCTTGGCGGCCACCCTACTCCTCTGAACACAATGGCAGGGCTCCTTTCGGGCTCCACACCTGCCCCTTACGCTCAGGCAGCAGCATCAGGAGGCTTGGGTTTGAGCAGTGCCACCCAGTCCAGCGTTTCAGTGGAGAGCAGCAGTTCCATACCCACCTCTGGTTCTAGTGGAGTCACCACCAACGGGGCAGGGACAGGGCTCAGTTTGCTTGGTTCTAGCCCAGCTCACAGCTCTCTGAGTGGGAGTATTTTGGGTCTGACTCCTGGACAAAGTGTAGCCTCTGGTCCCTCTCAGGTACCTACCAGTTCTGTCAGCTCTACCCCTGGTGTAGTTGGCATGATAGGAGGCAGTGGAAGGGATGTTGGTGTGGTTGGAGGAGTAGGGGTGAATGCTGCTCCTGCTAGACCATCCAGTGGACTGAAGCAAAATGGAAGCACAA GTTACAGTGCTGTAGTGGCAGAGAGCTCCACAGAATCAGCTCCAAGCACACCAAGCCAGTCACAAAGCAGCCAACCCTCATCTCTCAGTTCTTCAACCAGTCAGCC GATGGACAACGGTCCCAGTTTAATCAGCTCCATCACCCTGCCTCCCAGCTCTCCGTCCCCCTCATTCTCAGACAGCACACCCGGAGGAGGGAGTCTTCTCAATGGGCCCCACTCCTACACCCAGGCCTCTGAGGGCCTCAAG GCTCCTGAGCCTCTCAGTTCTTTGAAGGCGATGGCAGAGAGAGCAGCGCTGGGATCAGGCCTAGACGGAGAAATTCCCAACCTGCACCTTTCAGACAGAGGTCGGAATG ATATCTTCTCCAGTTCGTCTGCAGCAACTGGCACACCTGCTGCCCCTCAGCCGTCTGTATCGGAGGTCAGCATCCCCCCCTCGCTCGGAGTCTGTCCGCTGGGCCCCACCCCTCTCCCCAAAGACCAGCTCTACCAGCAGGCCATGCAGGAGTCCGCATGGACACACATGCCACACCCCTCTGACTCTGAGAGGATCAG GCAATACCTGATGAGGAACCCATGTCCCACCTTGCCCTTCCATCATCAAATCCCTCCGCACCACTCTGACTCCATAGAGTTCTACCAGAGACTCTCCACAGAAACTCTGTTTTTCATCTTCTACTACCTGGAG GGTACCAAGGCTCAGTATCTGTCTGCCAAGGCCCTGAAGAAACAGTCATGGAGGTTTCACACCAAGTACATGATGTGGTTTCAGAGGCATGAAGAGCCCAAGACTATCACTGACGAGTTTGAGCAG ggCACTTACATTTACTTTGACTATGAGAAATGGGGccagaggaagaaggagggaTTCACCTTCGAGTACAGGTACCTCGAAGACCGAGACCTGCAGTGA
- the cnot3a gene encoding CCR4-NOT transcription complex subunit 3a isoform X1, with translation MADKRKLQGEIDRCLKKVAEGVEQFEDIWQKLHNAANANQKEKYEADLKKEIKKLQRLRDQIKTWVASNEIKDKRQLVENRKLIETQMERFKVVERETKTKAYSKEGLGLAQKVDPAQREKEETGQWLTNTIDTLNMQVDQFESEVENLSVQTRKKKGDKEKQDRIEELKRLIERHRYHIRMLETILRMLDNDSVPVDAIQKIKDDVEYYIDSSQDPDFEENEFLYDDLDLEDIPAALVATSPSGQGNVEDEMYLHSSSTPTSTTSSSPIPPSPATCTAENSEDDKKRGRSTDSEVSQSPVKNGTPSLLSSFSSSTTSGSSSSSSLVSMASVVGGIPAAATSSSLSFSSAVQQHQHQPAQQQQQPQTSNQPQQQQQQPSQIKPSAPSNNTPSPPSNPLLPASTAPSILTPSTPSLSAPNSQSQPTPGPTPVSSLGLGLGLGLSKSGMTGTSSANQIPGLGLGGHPTPLNTMAGLLSGSTPAPYAQAAASGGLGLSSATQSSVSVESSSSIPTSGSSGVTTNGAGTGLSLLGSSPAHSSLSGSILGLTPGQSVASGPSQVPTSSVSSTPGVVGMIGGSGRDVGVVGGVGVNAAPARPSSGLKQNGSTSYSAVVAESSTESAPSTPSQSQSSQPSSLSSSTSQPMDNGPSLISSITLPPSSPSPSFSDSTPGGGSLLNGPHSYTQASEGLKAPEPLSSLKAMAERAALGSGLDGEIPNLHLSDRGRNDIFSSSSAATGTPAAPQPSVSEVSIPPSLGVCPLGPTPLPKDQLYQQAMQESAWTHMPHPSDSERIRQYLMRNPCPTLPFHHQIPPHHSDSIEFYQRLSTETLFFIFYYLEGTKAQYLSAKALKKQSWRFHTKYMMWFQRHEEPKTITDEFEQGTYIYFDYEKWGQRKKEGFTFEYRYLEDRDLQ, from the exons ATGGCTGACAAGAGAAAACTTCAAG GTGAGATTGATAGATGTTTGAAAAAAGTAGCTGAAGGTGTAGAACAGTTTGAAGATATCTGGCAAAAG CTCCACAATGCAGCGAATGCCAACCAGAAGGAAAAGTATGAGGCTGACCTCAAGAAAGAGATTAAAAAACTACAA CGATTAAgagatcaaataaaaacatgggTGGCCTCAAATGAGATCAAAGACAAAAGGCAGCTAGTCGAAAACCGCAAACTTATAGAGACG CAAATGGAGCGGTTTAAAGTGGTGGAAcgggaaacaaaaacaaaagcgtACTCTAAAGAAGGCTTGGGACTTGCTCAGAAAGTGGATCCAGCTCagagggaaaaggaagaaaccGGACAGTGGTTAACA AATACGATAGATACTCTAAATATGCAGGTGGATCAGTTTGAAAGTGAGGTTGAAAATCTTTCAGttcagacaagaaaaaagaagggTGATAAAGAG AAGCAGGATCGTATTGAGGAGCTCAAGAGGTTGATTGAGAGGCATAGATATCATATTCGCATGTTGGAGACCATTTTACGAATGCTGGACAATGACTCCGTGCCAGTGGATGCAATACAGAAGATCAAGGATGATGTTGAATACTACATTGATTCCTCTCAAGACCCAGACTTTGAGGAAAATGAATTCCTCTATGATGACTTAGACCTGGAAGACATCC CTGCAGCATTAGTTGCAACTTCTCCATCAGGTCAAGGCAATGTGGAAGATGAGATGTATCTTCACTCCAGCTCAACTCCCActtccaccacctcctcctcacccaTCCCTCCATCCCCGGCCACTTGCACTGCA GAGAACTCAGAGGACGATAAGAAAAGGGGACGGTCGACAGACAGTGAAGTTAGTCAG TCACCCGTGAAGAACGGCACCCCATCTTTGCTGTCTTCTTTCTCGTCCTCCACCACCTCTGggtcctcctcatcctcctcccttGTGTCCATGGCAAGTGTTGTGGGAGGGATTCCTGCAGCTGCCACGAGCAGCAGTCTAAGCTTCAGCAGTGCGGTgcagcaacatcagcatcaacctgcacaacagcagcaacaacctcAGACATCAAATcaaccacagcagcaacagcagcagccatcTCAGATAAAACCCTCTGCCCCCTCAAACAACACCCCCAGCCCACCCAGCAACCCCCTACTTCCAGCCTCCACTGCCCCCTCTATCCTTACACCCAGCACACCCAGTTTGTCAGCTCCCAACTCTCAATCTCAGCCCACACCTGGCCCAACCCCAGTATCCAGTTTGGGACTTGGACTGGGGCTGGGATTGAGCAAAAGTGGCATGACGGGGACCAGCAGTGCCAACCAAATACCTGGTTTGGGCCTTGGCGGCCACCCTACTCCTCTGAACACAATGGCAGGGCTCCTTTCGGGCTCCACACCTGCCCCTTACGCTCAGGCAGCAGCATCAGGAGGCTTGGGTTTGAGCAGTGCCACCCAGTCCAGCGTTTCAGTGGAGAGCAGCAGTTCCATACCCACCTCTGGTTCTAGTGGAGTCACCACCAACGGGGCAGGGACAGGGCTCAGTTTGCTTGGTTCTAGCCCAGCTCACAGCTCTCTGAGTGGGAGTATTTTGGGTCTGACTCCTGGACAAAGTGTAGCCTCTGGTCCCTCTCAGGTACCTACCAGTTCTGTCAGCTCTACCCCTGGTGTAGTTGGCATGATAGGAGGCAGTGGAAGGGATGTTGGTGTGGTTGGAGGAGTAGGGGTGAATGCTGCTCCTGCTAGACCATCCAGTGGACTGAAGCAAAATGGAAGCACAA GTTACAGTGCTGTAGTGGCAGAGAGCTCCACAGAATCAGCTCCAAGCACACCAAGCCAGTCACAAAGCAGCCAACCCTCATCTCTCAGTTCTTCAACCAGTCAGCC GATGGACAACGGTCCCAGTTTAATCAGCTCCATCACCCTGCCTCCCAGCTCTCCGTCCCCCTCATTCTCAGACAGCACACCCGGAGGAGGGAGTCTTCTCAATGGGCCCCACTCCTACACCCAGGCCTCTGAGGGCCTCAAG GCTCCTGAGCCTCTCAGTTCTTTGAAGGCGATGGCAGAGAGAGCAGCGCTGGGATCAGGCCTAGACGGAGAAATTCCCAACCTGCACCTTTCAGACAGAGGTCGGAATG ATATCTTCTCCAGTTCGTCTGCAGCAACTGGCACACCTGCTGCCCCTCAGCCGTCTGTATCGGAGGTCAGCATCCCCCCCTCGCTCGGAGTCTGTCCGCTGGGCCCCACCCCTCTCCCCAAAGACCAGCTCTACCAGCAGGCCATGCAGGAGTCCGCATGGACACACATGCCACACCCCTCTGACTCTGAGAGGATCAG GCAATACCTGATGAGGAACCCATGTCCCACCTTGCCCTTCCATCATCAAATCCCTCCGCACCACTCTGACTCCATAGAGTTCTACCAGAGACTCTCCACAGAAACTCTGTTTTTCATCTTCTACTACCTGGAG GGTACCAAGGCTCAGTATCTGTCTGCCAAGGCCCTGAAGAAACAGTCATGGAGGTTTCACACCAAGTACATGATGTGGTTTCAGAGGCATGAAGAGCCCAAGACTATCACTGACGAGTTTGAGCAG ggCACTTACATTTACTTTGACTATGAGAAATGGGGccagaggaagaaggagggaTTCACCTTCGAGTACAGGTACCTCGAAGACCGAGACCTGCAGTGA